From Acidimicrobiia bacterium, the proteins below share one genomic window:
- a CDS encoding DUF3105 domain-containing protein → MSSKGKGRTLELEQIRKAEEKAAAQTADVRKKSFVTIGVILAAVAALVAWVMLAPAPPGIPYPTQGNFHLSSLEEPHVAYNSAPPSSGPHFGGLGPWGVSEEPIPPELFLHNLEDAGVVFVYNCPTGCDDLSSALTTLVEDRPEPTLVLTPYAGAIQDPDGTSYRAAAISWNRVLYFDDLTDKARADIADFIQIYHGIDHHVR, encoded by the coding sequence ATGTCGTCAAAAGGAAAAGGGCGGACGCTCGAACTTGAGCAGATTCGCAAGGCTGAGGAAAAGGCAGCTGCGCAAACCGCTGATGTCAGGAAGAAGAGTTTTGTCACCATTGGCGTCATTCTCGCCGCTGTGGCAGCCCTGGTCGCGTGGGTCATGCTGGCGCCCGCCCCACCCGGGATCCCGTATCCCACCCAGGGCAACTTCCACCTGTCCAGTCTCGAAGAACCCCATGTCGCATACAACTCGGCACCCCCCTCCTCCGGACCACATTTCGGTGGTCTGGGACCCTGGGGTGTCAGCGAAGAACCGATCCCACCCGAGTTGTTCTTGCACAACCTTGAGGACGCCGGCGTTGTCTTTGTCTATAACTGCCCGACCGGTTGTGATGATCTGTCTTCGGCTCTCACCACGCTTGTCGAGGACCGGCCCGAACCAACCCTGGTCTTGACCCCGTACGCAGGGGCCATTCAAGACCCGGACGGAACCTCGTATCGGGCCGCGGCGATTTCGTGGAACCGCGTTCTGTATTTCGACGACTTGACGGACAAGGCGCGGGCCGATATTGCCGATTTCATCCAGATCTATCACGGTATCGACCACCACGTTCGTTAA
- a CDS encoding isochorismate synthase, producing MFSKPFIEALGVQLGPETANVFRVAAVPVTVDPLALVRSGAHLFPFAAYFGRPDADEAGGLGAAWRSEATDGPGRFGEISSQLSQCGIDPRAFVGFSYRPEGGLGTEWDGFSPAVSVIPVLSVIGTRESAELVVVLPPGRSWGPVAQVLSQLSDPGPPATGRTTDLSIESRPAPTEWEGAVANAVDSIRAGLFEKVVMARSVLVTSDVPYRPFDLVSRLRMTYPECYVFGWQQGDRVFVGASPELLVERVGSRVRSHPLAGSAPRGSNEEEDRAFGELLMSSGKDRREHRFVVDDITERLGHLTTSLHVDQVPSLRKTTHVQHLSTEVRGDLVDSIHVFDLAGTLHPTPAVGGSPRDEADRFLAKEELIDRGWYAGGIGWANRAGDGELAIALRCALIQGRTALLYAGAGIVADSNPAAELEETRLKFRTMMSLLAES from the coding sequence ATGTTTTCCAAGCCGTTCATAGAGGCGCTCGGCGTCCAACTCGGCCCTGAGACCGCCAACGTCTTTCGGGTGGCGGCGGTCCCGGTCACAGTGGACCCGCTCGCTCTGGTGCGAAGCGGCGCCCATCTCTTCCCGTTCGCCGCCTACTTCGGTCGTCCTGATGCTGACGAAGCGGGTGGTTTGGGGGCGGCCTGGCGATCCGAGGCAACCGACGGACCTGGCCGATTTGGTGAGATCAGTTCGCAGTTGAGTCAATGTGGGATAGACCCCCGAGCCTTCGTCGGGTTTTCGTATCGACCCGAAGGAGGGCTGGGTACCGAATGGGATGGCTTCAGCCCGGCGGTTTCGGTCATACCGGTGCTGAGTGTCATTGGCACCCGGGAAAGTGCCGAACTCGTAGTCGTGTTGCCTCCAGGGAGATCGTGGGGTCCCGTTGCCCAGGTGTTGTCCCAACTGAGCGATCCTGGTCCGCCCGCAACAGGTCGGACGACCGATCTTTCCATTGAGTCGCGGCCGGCTCCGACGGAATGGGAAGGTGCCGTGGCCAACGCGGTCGACTCGATTCGAGCCGGATTATTCGAAAAAGTCGTGATGGCTCGTTCGGTGCTCGTCACCTCTGACGTGCCGTATCGGCCTTTCGATCTGGTTTCGCGCCTGCGCATGACGTATCCCGAGTGTTACGTGTTCGGTTGGCAGCAAGGTGACCGGGTGTTTGTTGGCGCCTCACCCGAGCTGCTCGTTGAGCGCGTCGGCAGTCGGGTACGATCTCATCCGCTGGCCGGCTCGGCGCCGCGCGGCAGCAACGAGGAGGAGGATCGGGCCTTCGGGGAGCTCCTCATGTCCTCTGGCAAGGATCGTCGTGAACACCGGTTCGTGGTTGACGACATCACTGAGCGCCTCGGACACCTCACGACATCGCTGCACGTCGATCAGGTTCCGTCGTTGCGCAAGACGACGCATGTCCAACATCTCTCAACCGAGGTCCGTGGCGACCTGGTGGACTCCATCCATGTCTTCGATCTGGCGGGAACACTCCACCCGACGCCGGCCGTGGGGGGAAGTCCCCGCGATGAGGCCGATCGGTTTCTCGCCAAAGAAGAGCTCATCGATCGCGGTTGGTATGCAGGCGGTATTGGCTGGGCCAATCGGGCGGGCGACGGAGAACTGGCGATTGCGCTTCGTTGCGCCTTGATTCAAGGTCGGACCGCCTTGCTCTATGCGGGGGCGGGAATCGTGGCAGATTCCAATCCGGCCGCCGAGTTGGAGGAAACGCGCCTGAAGTTTCGCACCATGATGAGTCTCCTCGCCGAGTCTTGA
- a CDS encoding alpha/beta hydrolase, translating to MTRPVLVEKPLQLSTIEWAGTGPVTLLLAHATGFNKLVWRPMVDALHREGFGGRIVSFDFRSHGTSPKLDDHAWSHFAGDVTEALSAIEGPVVGVGHSMGGAALLRSALDNPGHFVGQVLVEPIIFPPFQFDGDDHPLVLGAARRRREFGTPGEAVANFAAKTVFAKWDPDALAAYIEGGLVPEGERWVLACEPADEAATFRASGSDGVFDRLAEVAIPVWLVVGADTDTYPPGYADVLLDRMAGSRLVTVPEAGHFVPMEQPVALARVIVEATSRFLSD from the coding sequence ATGACCCGACCGGTCCTGGTTGAGAAACCATTGCAGCTTTCGACGATCGAGTGGGCCGGCACCGGGCCGGTCACGTTGCTGCTTGCCCATGCCACAGGGTTCAACAAGCTCGTTTGGCGGCCGATGGTCGACGCGTTACATCGAGAGGGTTTTGGTGGGCGCATTGTGTCTTTTGACTTTCGGTCGCATGGAACCTCGCCCAAGTTGGATGACCACGCCTGGTCGCACTTTGCCGGAGACGTGACCGAGGCTCTGTCAGCTATCGAGGGACCGGTGGTCGGAGTAGGGCACTCGATGGGTGGCGCTGCCCTGCTACGAAGTGCGCTCGACAATCCGGGACACTTCGTGGGGCAGGTACTGGTCGAGCCGATCATCTTCCCGCCGTTTCAATTCGACGGCGACGATCATCCACTCGTTCTGGGTGCGGCTCGGCGCCGCCGCGAGTTCGGCACGCCAGGAGAAGCTGTTGCGAATTTCGCAGCCAAGACGGTATTCGCAAAATGGGATCCGGATGCTCTGGCTGCCTACATCGAAGGCGGCTTGGTGCCGGAGGGCGAGCGTTGGGTATTGGCATGCGAGCCAGCTGACGAGGCGGCAACGTTCCGGGCGTCGGGATCCGATGGGGTATTCGACCGTCTCGCCGAAGTGGCGATCCCTGTCTGGTTGGTGGTCGGAGCCGATACCGACACCTACCCGCCCGGCTATGCGGACGTGCTTCTCGACCGAATGGCCGGCTCACGACTCGTTACCGTGCCTGAAGCCGGCCATTTCGTGCCGATGGAACAGCCGGTCGCCCTGGCGCGAGTCATCGTCGAGGCGACTAGTCGTTTCTTGAGCGACTGA